A part of Xenopus tropicalis strain Nigerian chromosome 4, UCB_Xtro_10.0, whole genome shotgun sequence genomic DNA contains:
- the extl2 gene encoding exostosin-like 2 isoform X1 encodes MRWLRRIVKLRMLRMSCVVLVLLLLFLGALTALLPATNEDAVVGVRRGIPLSAVSPKDVFTLIMQTYNRTDLLLKMLNHYQAMPGLSHVIVVWNNVGQDTPQELWESFGPHPVPVTFKKQKVNLMRNRLQSFPEIQTQAVLMMDDDTLVSAYDISFAFSIWQQFPDRIVGFVPRKHVSSPSGIYSYGSFELKAPHTETGDMYSMILIGAAFFHSDYLRLFEQLPASVHNMIDQTQNCDDIAMNFMVANHLGKASGVLVKPTDMRNLEKEAGSGYTGMWHRAEHLLQRSFCLNKLAEIYSTMPLKYSSIMISQFGFPNYANHKSKI; translated from the exons GTGGTTGAGGAGGATAGTGAAGTTAAGGATGCTACGCATGTCCTGTGTTGTCCTagtcctcctccttctctttctggGGGCTCTGACTGCATTACTTCCTGCTACAAATGAAGATGCTGTGGTGGGTGTCCGGCGTGGGATACCCCTCTCTGCTGTGTCCCCCAAAGACGTCTTTACACTCATCATGCAGACCTATAACAGGACAGACCTACTGCTGAAGATGCTCAACCATTATCAAGCCATGCCAGGCCTTAGCCATGTGATAGTGGTATGGAATAATGTTGGCCAGGATACCCCTCAGGAGCTGTGGGAATCTTTTGGTCCTCATCCAGTACCTGTCACCTTCAAAAAACAGAAGGTCAATCTCATGAGGAATAGACTGCAGAGCTTCCCAGAGATTCAAACCCAGG CTGTTTTAATGATGGATGATGACACCCTAGTCAGCGCTTATGATATTTCATTTGCCTTCTCTATCTGGCAG CAATTTCCCGATCGCATTGTAGGATTTGTGCCCCGGAAGCATGTGTCCTCCCCCTCTGGTATTTATAGCTACGGTAGCTTTGAATTAAAGGCACCACATACAGAAACTGGAGATATGTACTCTATGATACTCATTGGAGCTGCCTTTTTTCACTCGGACTATCTGCGTCTCTTTGAGCAGCTGCCTGCCTCCGTCCATAACATGATAGATCAAACACAGAACTGTGATGATATCGCTATGAATTTTATGGTGGCCAATCACTTGGGGAAAGCCTCTGGTGTACTTGTCAAACCCACAGATATGAGGAATCTGGAAAAAGAAGCAGGAAGTGGGTATACAGGCATGTGGCACCGAGCTGAACATCTCCTGCAGAGATCCTTTTGTCTGAACAAGCTGGCCGAGATTTACAGCACAATGCCCTTGAAATATTCCAGCATTATGATCTCACAGTTTGGCTTCCCCAACTATGCCAACCACAAATCTAAGATATAA
- the extl2 gene encoding exostosin-like 2 precursor (The RefSeq protein has 1 substitution compared to this genomic sequence), with protein sequence MLRMSCVVLVLLLLFLGALTALLPATNEDAVVGVRRGIPLSAVSPKDVFTLIMQTYNRTDLLLKMLNHYQAMPGLSHVIVVWNNVGQDTPQELWESFGPHPVPVTFKKQKVNLMRNRLQSFPEIQTQAVLMMDDDTLVSAYDISFAFSVWQQFPDRIVGFVPRKHVSSPSGIYSYGSFELKAPHTETGDMYSMILIGAAFFHSDYLRLFEQLPASVHNMIDQTQNCDDIAMNFMVANHLGKASGVLVKPTDMRNLEKEAGSGYTGMWHRAEHLLQRSFCLNKLAEIYSTMPLKYSSIMISQFGFPNYANHKSKI encoded by the exons ATGCTACGCATGTCCTGTGTTGTCCTagtcctcctccttctctttctggGGGCTCTGACTGCATTACTTCCTGCTACAAATGAAGATGCTGTGGTGGGTGTCCGGCGTGGGATACCCCTCTCTGCTGTGTCCCCCAAAGACGTCTTTACACTCATCATGCAGACCTATAACAGGACAGACCTACTGCTGAAGATGCTCAACCATTATCAAGCCATGCCAGGCCTTAGCCATGTGATAGTGGTATGGAATAATGTTGGCCAGGATACCCCTCAGGAGCTGTGGGAATCTTTTGGTCCTCATCCAGTACCTGTCACCTTCAAAAAACAGAAGGTCAATCTCATGAGGAATAGACTGCAGAGCTTCCCAGAGATTCAAACCCAGG CTGTTTTAATGATGGATGATGACACCCTAGTCAGCGCTTATGATATTTCATTTGCCTTCTCTATCTGGCAG CAATTTCCCGATCGCATTGTAGGATTTGTGCCCCGGAAGCATGTGTCCTCCCCCTCTGGTATTTATAGCTACGGTAGCTTTGAATTAAAGGCACCACATACAGAAACTGGAGATATGTACTCTATGATACTCATTGGAGCTGCCTTTTTTCACTCGGACTATCTGCGTCTCTTTGAGCAGCTGCCTGCCTCCGTCCATAACATGATAGATCAAACACAGAACTGTGATGATATCGCTATGAATTTTATGGTGGCCAATCACTTGGGGAAAGCCTCTGGTGTACTTGTCAAACCCACAGATATGAGGAATCTGGAAAAAGAAGCAGGAAGTGGGTATACAGGCATGTGGCACCGAGCTGAACATCTCCTGCAGAGATCCTTTTGTCTGAACAAGCTGGCCGAGATTTACAGCACAATGCCCTTGAAATATTCCAGCATTATGATCTCACAGTTTGGCTTCCCCAACTATGCCAACCACAAATCTAAGATATAA